The Paenibacillus sp. genome has a segment encoding these proteins:
- a CDS encoding pectate lyase family protein: MATVASPSYTDGSVANGTTYYYVVSAVNSVGESADSAQASATPQASGGGGGGGGNTDVPIGFASLNGGTTGGAGGAVVTVSTGTALQNAINSKDPNAPLTIYVEGVITPANSPGLTKIDIKDTNNVSILGAAPYGEFNGIGIKITRAKNVIIRNLKIHHVDIGDKDGISIEGPASNIWIDHNEIYNTLDVDKDYYDGLIDAKGTSEYITISYNYLHDSWKTSLIGSSDSDNFDRKVTYHHNYWENVNSRGPLFRFGQGHLFNNYYYNIIDTGINSRMGAKLRIEHNVFENSKDPIVSLYSSEPGYWDVENNLFINSTGNQPTTDTTTYTPPYSYTLDPVENTKSIVLANAGVGKIQP; this comes from the coding sequence ATCGCTACCGTCGCGAGCCCGAGCTATACGGACGGTTCCGTCGCGAACGGCACGACGTACTACTACGTCGTCTCCGCGGTCAACTCCGTCGGCGAAAGCGCTGACTCGGCGCAAGCGAGCGCAACGCCGCAGGCGAGCGGCGGAGGCGGTGGTGGCGGCGGCAATACGGACGTTCCGATCGGCTTCGCGTCGCTGAACGGCGGCACGACGGGCGGCGCCGGCGGCGCGGTCGTCACGGTCAGCACGGGTACTGCTTTGCAGAACGCTATCAACAGCAAAGATCCAAACGCGCCGCTTACGATTTACGTCGAAGGCGTCATTACGCCGGCGAACTCGCCGGGACTGACGAAGATCGACATTAAAGACACGAACAACGTCTCGATTTTGGGCGCGGCTCCGTACGGCGAATTCAACGGCATCGGCATCAAAATTACCCGAGCGAAGAACGTCATTATCCGGAACCTGAAGATCCATCATGTGGATATCGGGGATAAGGACGGCATCAGCATCGAAGGTCCGGCAAGCAACATTTGGATCGATCATAACGAAATTTACAACACGCTCGATGTCGACAAGGACTACTACGACGGTTTGATCGACGCCAAAGGCACGTCCGAGTACATCACGATTTCGTACAACTATTTGCATGACAGCTGGAAAACGTCGTTGATCGGTTCCTCCGACAGCGACAACTTTGACCGGAAAGTCACGTATCATCACAACTATTGGGAAAACGTCAACTCCCGCGGCCCGTTGTTCCGTTTCGGGCAAGGGCACTTGTTCAACAACTATTACTACAATATTATCGACACGGGCATCAACTCGCGGATGGGCGCGAAGCTGCGCATCGAGCACAATGTCTTCGAGAACTCGAAAGACCCGATCGTCTCGTTGTACAGCTCGGAGCCGGGCTACTGGGATGTAGAAAACAATCTGTTCATCAACAGCACCGGCAACCAGCCGACGACGGACACGACGACGTATACTCCGCCGTACAGCTATACGCTTGATCCGGTCGAGAATACGAAATCGATCGTGTTGGCGAATGCCGGCGTCGGCAAAATTCAACCGTAA
- a CDS encoding alpha/beta hydrolase, which translates to MTKQRRQPTIFKTEAGRERFLAAYDETMKLWNVPYETFEIETEYGDCHIIASGPHDAPPVVLFHGMTGNSSLWYETVAALQSFRTYCIDAPGDLGKSRVKRLIKTPQDAVAWIDQVLDRLGLASAHFIGHSMGGWLSATYVLARPERVRRLALVAPVATFLPVPFWKLLRYIYPALLRPSPERIRKAWSIFAASGYVYPAAVMDMIICAYTHCRPLLPVIPRVYPASAWNAVRHPVLFLVGDEESIYDAKRAAARISAALPQAIVSIVPGAGHVLTVERPETVGRELTAFLGAAD; encoded by the coding sequence ATGACGAAGCAGCGGCGCCAGCCGACCATTTTCAAAACGGAAGCAGGCCGCGAACGGTTCCTTGCCGCTTACGACGAGACGATGAAGTTGTGGAACGTTCCGTACGAAACGTTCGAGATCGAGACGGAATACGGCGACTGTCATATCATCGCGAGCGGTCCCCATGACGCGCCGCCCGTCGTCCTGTTTCACGGCATGACCGGCAATTCGTCGCTCTGGTACGAAACGGTCGCAGCGCTGCAATCGTTCCGCACGTATTGCATCGACGCGCCCGGCGATCTCGGCAAAAGCCGCGTCAAGCGTCTCATCAAGACGCCTCAGGACGCCGTCGCTTGGATCGATCAAGTGCTCGACCGGCTGGGCCTTGCGTCCGCGCATTTCATCGGCCATTCGATGGGCGGCTGGCTGAGCGCCACTTACGTTCTAGCGCGGCCGGAGCGCGTCCGTCGGCTCGCGCTCGTCGCGCCGGTCGCGACGTTCCTGCCGGTGCCGTTCTGGAAGCTGCTCCGCTATATTTACCCGGCGCTGCTGCGCCCGAGTCCGGAACGCATCCGGAAGGCGTGGTCGATATTCGCTGCAAGCGGCTACGTCTACCCGGCTGCCGTCATGGATATGATCATCTGCGCGTACACGCACTGCCGGCCGCTCCTCCCCGTCATTCCGCGCGTCTACCCGGCGTCGGCGTGGAACGCCGTTCGCCATCCGGTGCTGTTCCTCGTCGGGGACGAGGAGTCGATCTACGACGCGAAGCGCGCCGCCGCGAGGATTTCCGCCGCCCTGCCGCAGGCGATCGTGTCGATCGTGCCCGGCGCGGGGCACGTGCTGACGGTCGAACGGCCGGAGACGGTCGGCCGGGAGCTCACCGCGTTCTTAGGCGCGGCGGATTAA
- a CDS encoding TetR/AcrR family transcriptional regulator — MGPKDVIIQTALDIIGQEGVHKITTREIAKRANVNTAALNYHFGTKDRLVEQAMGVFIRELAGTYAELEREELPMEERLLSFLQQFAAFSVRYPGVTKSLVDRMMWAEAGDPALAAAQRKGIERLTGALAIATGRTEPAELRAAALQLMSGVLYPVLLHKQLPDLYGIDYAKAEEREAYVERLYRRYVPGRH, encoded by the coding sequence GTGGGACCGAAGGACGTCATAATTCAGACGGCGCTGGACATTATCGGGCAAGAAGGGGTCCATAAAATCACGACGCGCGAAATCGCGAAGCGGGCGAACGTGAATACGGCCGCGTTGAACTACCATTTCGGCACGAAAGACCGGTTGGTCGAGCAAGCGATGGGCGTCTTCATTCGCGAGCTGGCCGGCACGTACGCAGAGCTCGAGCGGGAGGAGCTGCCGATGGAGGAGCGGCTGCTTTCGTTCCTGCAGCAATTCGCGGCGTTCTCCGTCCGTTACCCCGGCGTGACGAAAAGTCTCGTCGACCGTATGATGTGGGCGGAAGCGGGCGACCCGGCGCTGGCCGCCGCCCAACGGAAGGGGATCGAAAGGCTGACGGGGGCGCTTGCCATCGCGACGGGCCGGACCGAGCCGGCGGAATTGCGTGCGGCCGCGCTGCAGCTCATGTCGGGCGTGCTGTATCCGGTGCTGCTTCATAAGCAGCTGCCCGATTTGTACGGCATCGATTATGCGAAAGCGGAGGAGAGAGAAGCGTACGTCGAAAGGTTGTATCGCCGATATGTCCCCGGTCGGCACTGA
- a CDS encoding DUF3231 family protein: protein MELFSDAIKPFLDADKPPLNVGEVMNLWFYLAATEQTMRGEEVSFNIVEDPDLKEKLKEAITDVHTPIYNDLKQFLQAEGVPLPEMSPNKPVGDFRSLPEGAKLSDQEVASLLSFNIVLGITYATRGLTEAVRPDVAALFGKFQLKKLMYALSLKELLQRKGWLKEPPAYMAKA from the coding sequence GTGGAGCTGTTTTCCGACGCGATCAAACCGTTCCTGGACGCGGACAAGCCGCCGCTGAACGTCGGCGAAGTCATGAATCTCTGGTTTTATTTGGCGGCGACGGAGCAAACGATGAGAGGAGAGGAAGTGTCCTTCAACATCGTCGAGGATCCGGATCTCAAGGAGAAGCTGAAAGAGGCGATTACCGACGTCCACACGCCGATCTACAACGATTTAAAGCAATTTTTACAGGCGGAGGGCGTCCCGCTGCCGGAGATGTCTCCGAACAAGCCGGTCGGCGATTTCCGCAGCCTGCCGGAGGGCGCCAAGCTGTCCGATCAGGAAGTGGCGAGCCTGCTCAGCTTCAACATCGTACTGGGAATCACGTACGCGACGAGAGGGCTGACGGAAGCGGTTCGACCGGACGTGGCTGCCCTCTTCGGCAAATTCCAACTAAAAAAGCTGATGTACGCCTTGTCGCTGAAAGAGCTGCTGCAGCGCAAAGGCTGGCTGAAGGAACCGCCGGCCTACATGGCGAAAGCTTGA
- a CDS encoding helix-turn-helix domain-containing protein, translating to MEQHAEKTFYDIEGHPIRTPTKINLLRAAVELFAQRGYSAASVRDITKRVGIKESSLYKHFQSKDEMLETIFVNFRRDVEAILPPLESIDRIVEAMSLRDFLERGWANYKAHIHGDPLHLHVWSIVYSELFRHPMAKDIYMNGIVARTIDRLALVFAGMAKRGKIAALDPRLLASEYQYPLFAVIMEYSVRLSDGESVDDLERQVAEHIRYFCETVRPKGISLT from the coding sequence ATGGAACAACATGCCGAAAAAACGTTTTACGACATCGAGGGCCATCCCATCCGCACGCCGACGAAAATCAATTTACTCCGGGCGGCGGTCGAGCTGTTTGCTCAACGCGGCTACAGCGCGGCGTCCGTGCGCGACATCACGAAGCGCGTCGGGATTAAAGAAAGCTCGCTGTATAAACATTTTCAGAGCAAGGACGAAATGCTGGAGACGATCTTCGTCAACTTCCGCAGGGACGTCGAGGCGATCCTGCCTCCGCTCGAATCCATCGACCGCATTGTCGAAGCGATGAGCTTGCGCGATTTTTTGGAACGGGGCTGGGCGAATTACAAAGCGCACATCCACGGGGATCCGCTGCATTTGCACGTCTGGAGCATCGTGTACAGCGAGCTGTTCCGTCATCCGATGGCGAAAGACATTTACATGAACGGCATCGTCGCGCGCACGATCGATCGGCTGGCGCTCGTCTTCGCGGGCATGGCGAAGCGCGGCAAAATCGCCGCCCTCGATCCGAGGCTGCTCGCTTCGGAATATCAGTATCCGCTGTTCGCCGTCATTATGGAATACAGCGTAAGGCTGTCCGACGGGGAGAGCGTCGACGATCTCGAACGGCAGGTCGCCGAACATATCCGGTATTTTTGCGAAACGGTTCGACCGAAAGGCATTTCATTAACATAG
- a CDS encoding alpha/beta hydrolase: MLFSRKPDFVIPPGGISSVETLTIGGCEQTVLIQGVNPANPVLLFLHGGPSMPLPGVSSKGQDYTVATATKELVKHFVVVFWDQRGTGRSYSKRIPQDSMTVEQFVRDANELTDALRHRFEQDKIFLVGHSWGSLLGMLLIRRHPEKFHSYVGLSQIVNWTENDKLSYRWALDEAKRRGNRRALAELEAVGPPPYVESFEQWGVLRKWMMRFDAMVYADAETRHPGMKSIMMDVLRSETYSFMDIVHTFVHGFKLVYTNAFIQSLPAIDLEANIPAVEVPVTFIHGRKDVHVHGTLLERYYERLEAKRGKRLLWVERSSHIFHPDDAKLIESHLILEAHRAARPAQHRRETEEAAAN; this comes from the coding sequence ATGTTGTTTTCGAGAAAGCCGGATTTCGTCATTCCCCCGGGCGGCATAAGCTCGGTGGAGACGCTAACGATCGGCGGGTGCGAGCAAACGGTATTAATTCAAGGCGTCAATCCGGCGAATCCGGTGCTGCTGTTCCTTCACGGAGGTCCGTCGATGCCGCTTCCCGGCGTATCCTCGAAGGGGCAGGATTATACCGTCGCGACGGCGACGAAGGAGCTCGTCAAGCATTTCGTCGTAGTTTTCTGGGATCAACGGGGGACGGGGCGGTCGTATTCGAAACGGATTCCGCAGGACAGTATGACCGTGGAGCAGTTCGTCCGCGACGCGAACGAATTGACGGATGCGCTCAGGCATCGGTTCGAGCAGGATAAAATCTTTCTCGTCGGCCATTCGTGGGGATCGCTGCTCGGGATGCTGCTGATCCGACGCCACCCCGAAAAATTCCACTCCTACGTCGGACTTTCTCAAATCGTGAACTGGACGGAGAACGATAAGCTCAGCTACCGTTGGGCGCTGGACGAGGCGAAACGGAGGGGAAACCGCCGGGCGCTGGCGGAGCTGGAAGCCGTCGGGCCTCCGCCGTATGTGGAAAGCTTCGAGCAGTGGGGCGTGCTGCGCAAATGGATGATGCGATTCGATGCCATGGTATACGCGGATGCGGAGACGCGCCATCCCGGTATGAAGAGCATTATGATGGACGTTCTGCGGTCGGAAACGTATTCTTTCATGGATATCGTTCATACGTTCGTTCATGGATTTAAGCTTGTATATACGAATGCCTTCATCCAATCGCTGCCTGCTATCGATTTGGAAGCGAACATACCGGCCGTGGAAGTGCCGGTTACGTTCATCCACGGGCGGAAGGATGTGCATGTTCACGGGACGCTGCTAGAGAGATATTATGAACGGTTGGAAGCGAAGCGAGGCAAACGGCTGCTGTGGGTCGAGCGCTCCTCCCATATTTTTCACCCGGACGACGCCAAACTCATTGAATCGCACTTGATTCTCGAAGCGCATCGAGCGGCGCGTCCGGCGCAGCATCGACGCGAAACCGAAGAAGCGGCCGCCAACTGA
- a CDS encoding D-2-hydroxyacid dehydrogenase family protein, with amino-acid sequence MKLTCAILDDYQGAALRMADWGKLADRVDVRTYRGHFGSEDEVAAAVSDCDIVVIMRERTPFRGTLLRRLPKLKLLVTSGMRNASVDVAAAAELGIAVCGTGSRSEPPAELTWALILGLLRHVPQEHASLRGNGPWQSTVGGDVHGKTLGVLGLGKIGTKVAAVGRAFGMDVVAWSRNLTKERAEAEGVRLASSMEELLEASDVVTIHLVLSDRTRGLLGEAELRRMRPGAILVNTSRAAIVDEPALLRALTDGWIAGAALDVFEQEPLPGDHPFRTLPNVLALPHLGYVTEANYRTYFREAVEDIEAFLAGAPIRTLTP; translated from the coding sequence ATGAAACTGACCTGCGCCATTCTGGACGATTATCAAGGCGCCGCGCTGCGCATGGCGGATTGGGGCAAACTCGCGGATCGGGTCGACGTGCGGACGTACCGCGGCCATTTCGGCAGCGAAGACGAGGTTGCGGCCGCGGTATCCGATTGCGACATCGTCGTCATCATGCGCGAGCGAACGCCGTTCCGAGGCACGCTGCTGCGCCGGCTGCCGAAGCTAAAGCTGCTCGTCACCTCGGGCATGCGGAACGCGTCGGTCGACGTCGCGGCCGCGGCGGAGCTCGGGATCGCCGTTTGCGGAACGGGCAGCCGCTCCGAGCCGCCGGCTGAGCTGACGTGGGCGCTCATTCTCGGCTTGCTGCGGCACGTGCCGCAGGAGCATGCGTCCTTGCGCGGGAACGGCCCGTGGCAGTCGACCGTCGGGGGCGACGTGCACGGGAAAACGCTCGGCGTACTCGGGCTCGGGAAAATCGGAACGAAGGTCGCCGCCGTCGGCAGAGCGTTCGGCATGGACGTCGTCGCGTGGAGCCGCAATTTAACGAAGGAGAGAGCGGAGGCCGAAGGGGTCCGGCTCGCGTCATCTATGGAAGAGCTGCTGGAGGCTAGCGACGTCGTCACGATCCATCTGGTTTTAAGCGATCGGACGAGAGGGCTGCTCGGAGAAGCCGAGCTGCGCCGCATGCGGCCCGGGGCGATCCTGGTCAACACGTCCCGCGCGGCCATCGTCGACGAGCCGGCGCTGCTGCGGGCGCTGACGGACGGATGGATCGCCGGCGCGGCCTTGGACGTGTTCGAGCAAGAGCCGCTGCCGGGCGATCATCCGTTCCGCACGCTGCCGAACGTGCTGGCGCTGCCGCATCTCGGGTACGTCACCGAGGCGAATTACCGGACGTACTTCCGAGAGGCGGTCGAGGATATCGAAGCGTTCTTGGCCGGCGCGCCGATTCGGACGCTGACGCCGTAA
- a CDS encoding rhamnogalacturonan acetylesterase, translated as MAAKWKFDFGPHAGGEDASTDYIRVTERSAYDPETGYGFLDASAVAAKDRGTGGALRRDFCIPCGTAFRVDVPNGQYHVTMTIGDDIAPIRMNVRANHKPALSVSSPAGLFREERFSAHVRDGSLRLAFGGPTPRVNALEIAEVPSALTLFLAGDSTVTDESEDNFPYAGWGMMLQRRFKHDVVVANYAKSGRSSKSFLHEGRFDPIVQQMKPNDFLFIQFGHNDQKADESRHTDPETTYPEYLSRYIDAALEKGAHPVLVTSVHRRYFEPDGTLTNTHGAYLDAVRALAAERNVPLIDLAERSRELFERLGPEGTKDIFMWAAPGEYEAFPGGVQDNTHFHEQGADRIADLVAEEIRSLGIWPLRMYLRETPA; from the coding sequence GTGGCAGCAAAATGGAAATTCGATTTCGGACCGCATGCCGGCGGCGAAGACGCGTCGACGGATTACATACGGGTGACGGAGCGGTCGGCGTACGATCCGGAGACGGGGTACGGATTCTTGGACGCGAGCGCCGTCGCCGCGAAGGATCGGGGAACCGGCGGAGCGCTGCGGCGCGATTTCTGCATCCCGTGCGGAACGGCGTTCCGAGTCGACGTGCCGAACGGCCAATACCATGTGACGATGACGATCGGCGACGACATCGCGCCGATCCGGATGAACGTGCGAGCGAACCATAAACCGGCACTGAGTGTTTCCTCGCCGGCAGGGCTGTTCCGCGAGGAGCGGTTCTCGGCCCACGTGCGGGACGGCTCGCTGCGCCTCGCGTTCGGCGGACCGACGCCGCGCGTGAACGCGCTGGAGATCGCGGAGGTCCCTTCCGCCCTGACACTGTTCCTCGCCGGCGACTCGACGGTGACGGACGAGAGCGAGGACAACTTCCCGTACGCGGGGTGGGGCATGATGCTGCAGCGGCGGTTTAAGCATGACGTCGTTGTCGCGAACTACGCGAAATCGGGACGCAGCTCCAAGAGCTTCCTCCACGAAGGCCGCTTCGACCCGATCGTTCAGCAAATGAAGCCGAACGATTTTCTGTTCATCCAGTTCGGTCACAACGATCAGAAGGCGGACGAATCGCGTCATACCGACCCGGAAACGACGTACCCGGAATATTTGTCGCGATACATCGACGCCGCGCTGGAGAAGGGGGCGCACCCCGTCCTCGTCACATCGGTGCACCGCCGGTACTTCGAGCCGGACGGGACGCTGACGAACACGCACGGCGCGTACCTCGACGCCGTCCGGGCGCTCGCCGCCGAGCGGAACGTGCCGCTGATCGACCTCGCCGAGCGCAGCCGCGAGCTGTTCGAACGGCTCGGGCCGGAAGGGACGAAGGACATCTTCATGTGGGCGGCGCCCGGCGAATACGAAGCGTTCCCTGGCGGCGTTCAGGACAACACCCATTTCCACGAGCAGGGCGCCGACCGCATCGCCGATTTGGTCGCCGAAGAAATTCGCTCGCTCGGCATTTGGCCGCTGCGCATGTATTTGCGGGAGACGCCGGCGTAG
- a CDS encoding LysM peptidoglycan-binding domain-containing protein: protein MQTFYTVRAGDTVSAIAKRWELPTAAVVAANRLEQPDRIFPGQQLSLPGGVTTVVVRQGDTVYGLAQAYGVPTEAIIEANRLSPPYTIFIGQALTIPPGVPYYVVQPGDTLFALASRYNVRTNDAPRPELIRAINRLPSDTIVPGMRLVIPYAPPGGSGMVAYVADFGGDFDLWLYDPATGRPTPAGSREADRHSVPYWSPDSRRIAFIGKENVLIVLDVARRTLTRIDQLEPYTTLSWSPDGTRLAYTKAGQIVMYELLAFRARSLSAPGAKHVQWFPSGDRLLYAAQDASGNDQLYEVRTDGTGRRQITRNTMGPMNDVRLSPQGDRALFTSPGASISLLFVVDLRTGAIRELESGPLAKNYFPVWSPDGATIAYSSTEFVERKGYFSTIRTQPAQGGGQRVLAVSDCFATPVTWSPGGRRIAYVSGCRGEQTAGELWIVDAARPAPVRALVGAGTITSVSWSPGAVPDEQYAVYRNATYRVSFPYPASWRQVSETRYEGDTGFFEISALASDLPFHELCQAEANHRLKPYGTSPRVVPGRVQGQEACYIFPSADQAPEFRGQAALLVVYPEPVVINGNEYPYFILWADQNHLQTMANGLRFI from the coding sequence GTGCAAACGTTCTATACCGTGAGGGCCGGCGACACCGTGTCGGCCATCGCGAAGCGGTGGGAGCTGCCGACGGCGGCCGTCGTCGCGGCGAACCGGTTGGAGCAGCCGGACCGGATTTTCCCGGGCCAGCAGCTGTCGCTGCCGGGCGGCGTGACGACCGTCGTCGTGCGGCAGGGGGACACGGTGTACGGCCTCGCCCAAGCGTACGGCGTTCCGACGGAAGCGATCATCGAAGCGAACCGGCTGTCGCCGCCGTATACGATTTTTATCGGCCAGGCGCTGACGATCCCGCCGGGCGTCCCGTACTACGTCGTGCAGCCCGGAGATACGCTGTTCGCGCTGGCGTCGAGGTACAACGTGCGGACGAACGACGCCCCGCGGCCGGAGCTGATTCGCGCGATCAACCGGCTGCCGTCCGATACGATCGTGCCGGGCATGCGGCTCGTCATCCCGTACGCGCCGCCGGGCGGCAGCGGCATGGTCGCGTACGTCGCCGATTTCGGCGGCGATTTCGACTTGTGGCTGTACGACCCCGCGACGGGGCGGCCCACCCCGGCCGGCAGCCGGGAGGCGGACCGCCATTCCGTGCCGTATTGGTCGCCGGACAGCCGCCGGATCGCGTTCATCGGGAAGGAGAACGTCCTGATCGTGCTGGACGTCGCACGCCGCACGCTGACCCGCATCGACCAATTGGAGCCGTATACGACGCTGAGCTGGTCGCCCGACGGCACGAGGCTCGCGTATACGAAAGCTGGCCAAATCGTGATGTACGAATTGCTCGCGTTCCGCGCTCGTTCGCTTTCCGCCCCCGGCGCTAAGCACGTCCAATGGTTCCCGAGCGGCGACAGGCTGCTGTACGCGGCTCAGGATGCGTCCGGGAACGACCAGCTGTACGAGGTGCGGACGGACGGAACCGGACGCAGGCAGATCACCCGCAATACCATGGGGCCGATGAACGACGTTCGGCTGTCGCCGCAAGGGGATCGGGCTTTATTTACGTCGCCCGGCGCGAGCATATCGCTGTTGTTCGTCGTCGATCTTCGCACCGGCGCCATTCGGGAGCTCGAGAGCGGACCGCTCGCGAAAAACTATTTCCCCGTATGGTCGCCCGACGGCGCGACGATCGCGTACAGCTCGACCGAGTTCGTCGAACGCAAGGGCTATTTTTCCACGATACGAACGCAGCCGGCGCAAGGCGGAGGTCAGCGCGTCCTCGCGGTGTCCGACTGCTTCGCGACGCCTGTGACGTGGTCGCCGGGGGGGCGGCGAATCGCGTACGTCTCGGGGTGCCGAGGGGAGCAAACCGCAGGGGAGCTGTGGATCGTCGACGCCGCTCGTCCCGCCCCGGTGCGGGCGCTCGTCGGAGCGGGCACGATCACCTCCGTCAGCTGGTCGCCCGGCGCGGTGCCCGACGAACAGTACGCCGTATACCGCAACGCTACTTATCGGGTGTCATTCCCGTATCCCGCCTCGTGGCGGCAAGTGAGCGAAACCCGCTACGAAGGGGATACCGGCTTCTTCGAAATTTCCGCACTGGCGAGCGATCTTCCGTTCCACGAGCTGTGTCAGGCGGAGGCGAATCACCGCTTGAAGCCGTACGGCACATCCCCGCGGGTCGTTCCAGGACGCGTTCAAGGCCAAGAAGCTTGTTACATTTTCCCGTCTGCGGATCAGGCGCCCGAGTTCCGCGGGCAGGCGGCGCTGCTGGTCGTGTATCCGGAGCCGGTCGTCATTAACGGGAACGAGTACCCGTACTTTATTTTGTGGGCCGACCAAAACCATTTGCAGACGATGGCGAACGGGTTGAGGTTTATATAA
- a CDS encoding spore coat protein, producing the protein MNAIMENITGLKSMTDQMIATDFLVASKTGLKTYAVAIGEATHPEVRAILKKQLDEATLTHEAITAYMVKKGYYHPFDPKEQMRVDLQAAEVALKLAD; encoded by the coding sequence ATGAACGCCATTATGGAAAATATTACGGGACTGAAGTCTATGACGGACCAAATGATCGCGACCGATTTTCTGGTTGCGTCGAAAACCGGGCTCAAAACGTATGCCGTGGCGATCGGGGAAGCGACGCATCCGGAGGTGCGGGCGATTTTGAAAAAACAGCTGGACGAAGCGACGCTGACGCACGAAGCCATTACGGCGTACATGGTAAAAAAGGGCTACTACCATCCGTTCGACCCGAAAGAGCAGATGCGCGTCGATCTGCAAGCCGCGGAAGTCGCGCTGAAGCTGGCCGATTGA
- a CDS encoding spore coat protein, with translation MNVPMTTTTKQTLAPHEMLEVLEVLTLKNVCLTKSKTMQALAQDEELKTILQADVKNSAKDIMELRDLLQRVH, from the coding sequence GTGAACGTACCGATGACGACGACGACGAAACAAACGCTGGCGCCGCACGAAATGCTCGAGGTGCTGGAAGTGCTGACGCTGAAAAACGTCTGCCTGACCAAATCGAAAACGATGCAAGCCCTCGCCCAAGACGAAGAGCTGAAAACGATTCTGCAAGCCGACGTCAAAAACTCCGCTAAAGACATTATGGAACTTCGGGATTTGCTGCAGCGGGTTCATTAA
- a CDS encoding YozQ family protein: protein MERENGGSTANDELADRALLNSYGEVAEAKYEGSEPAADSQLQQGLTETYEQIQDDYFAGGNERTFLRDGEDLGKTDGYEPR from the coding sequence ATGGAACGAGAAAACGGCGGATCGACCGCGAACGACGAATTGGCGGACCGCGCGCTGCTGAACAGCTACGGCGAAGTGGCCGAAGCGAAGTACGAAGGATCGGAGCCTGCGGCGGATTCGCAGCTGCAGCAAGGGCTTACGGAAACGTATGAGCAAATTCAAGACGATTACTTCGCCGGCGGCAACGAGCGCACCTTTCTGCGGGACGGCGAAGATTTGGGCAAAACCGACGGGTACGAGCCGCGATAA